CAGAGAGCCAGATCATCGCCCGCAGGCGTGCGGCGAACGCCGAGGAGACCGGGAAGGCGAAGACCATCCTCAAACAGGATCTCGCCGTGGCGTTCCCCGAACTGCTTTCCATGGATGTGTTTACCGAGGGGATGCTCCATTTCCTGGCGCTCTTCGGCAGCCCCAGGGAAGTCCTGGACGCAAGCGACGAGGCGTTGGAGAACGCGCTGCTCATCCCGGGCAAAGGGAGGAAGGTCACCCTTACCGCCAAGAGGCTCAGGGAGCTTGCAGGGGACTCCGTCGGCGTCTCCCTGCACGGCCTCTGCGTGAGGGACAGCGCCAAGCGTGTCATCGAGTGCGCCGAGCGTGACGCGATGCTCACCGCCGCCCTGCTCAAGGTCGAGAAGGACATCCATCCCGAGGACATCGACATCGTCTCCTCCATGCCCGGCATCGGCGAGGTGGAGGCCGCACAGTTCATGGCGGAGGTCGGCGACATCCACCGCTTCGCGACCTACCAGAAGCTCATCGCCTACATGGGGACCGACCCCGGGGTCTACCAGAGCGGGCAGTCCAACGTCAGGGGACACATCTCCAAGCACGGCGACGCGGTCCTCAGGAAATACGTGTTCCTCATGGCAAAGGGAAGCATCGCCAACAACCCCGTCTTCGGAGACTACTACAGGAAGAAGAGGAGCCAGACCGTGACCATAAACGGAGTGGAGCTCAAGCGTCCTTACCGGAAGGCCATGGTCGACACCATGAACAAACTCGTCAGGGTGCTGCATTTCATGCTCACCAACGGTGTCATGTACGCCCCTGAGAAGAAAAGTTGATCTTTTCTTAGAGTTTCTCATTTAATTATAGTTGACTCCTTTGCGGTGGTGTGGGTTTTTGCTTCCGTTTCCTTCCAGGCCTGCGTCCCTTTGGCGTCTTTTTTCCGGGAAGGGGTTGGTTGCTCCATGCTCGCCGTGATGCAGGCGACCTGATGCTTCCAGGAAAGGGGATGGCCGCACAGCGCCTGCTCCAATTCCGCTTGATGGGATGCGCAGGATTGGTAACCTCCCCGAAGCCAGGAGGCGAGGTTCGCCTTGGTCACCAGCCGTTGTTCGGTGAATGTCCGTACCGTGATGGTGGCGTACAATCCCGCATCTTCAACCACGTTTTGTAATTCTTCCACGCCCCAATCGGACAGGGACGTGCCGCCTTTCTGGTAAATGGCTTGTTCCGCTTCCTTCAGTGAGGACGAGAGAGCTTTGTCCGTAACGAAGTCGGACAGGCGGGAGCCCCCACTGGGGATGGTCTGGGCAAGGACCATCACGGCTTTGGGTGCCATCCATTGCGTCAGGGTGGCAAGGATTCCCTTGTCTTCGGACAGATGGGTCAGGATGTTGCGCCCGATGACCTTCTCAAACCGCAGCCCCGGTTCCAGATGGGAGAACACCGCGCAGGGCGCGCATTGGATGATCATCGGTCGTGAAACAGGATCCAACGCCGAAGCGCTGTGTTCCAGGTATTCTTTCTCTTCGACGCTCCCCACCTGGGCGACGACCAATCCTTCCGGTGTTTCCTTGTAGGCGGGCCAGAGCAACAGGCCGTATCCGCCACCCAGGACCAGCACCCGGTCGTTGCGGAGGAACGTCACCTGGGCGTACAGCATGTCCCGTACCGCTTTCAGCACGGCACCCCGCTGTCCCATGGTGCGTTGCACCCAACGCTCCCGTTCCTTGTCTCCCGGACTGAAGGTGAGGTTTTCTCCCGCCGCGGCATCCACCGCCGCGTTTTCGATCTGTTCTTCCCTCCGTTCCTGTACCTGGTCATGGATCTTCGCCTCATACCCCAACGTGCCAGGCTGGTAGAACAGTTTCCCTTGCAGGGATGTGGGCAGGTACTGCTGGGCCACCCAATGATCCTGGTAGGCGTGGGGATACAGGTATCCCTCTCCATGTCCGAACCCTTTGGCGTCCCTTCCGGGATCCCTGAGGTGGTTGGGTACTTCCGTGCGGGAGTTCTCTTCCTCGACGGTCTTCAAGGCGTCGAAGAACGCCAGGGCGGAATTGCTTTTCGGCGCCGTGGCCAGGTACAGCGCCGCGTGGGTCAGGTGGAACCGGCCTTCGGGAAGCCCGATGCGGTCGAACGCCGCGGCGTCCGCCTCCACCACGACAATGGCGTTGGGGTCTGCCAGCCCGATATCCTCGCAGGCGGAGATCAACATGCGGCGGAAGATGAACCGGGGATCCTCCCCGGCGGCCACCATTTTGGCAAGCCAGTACAATGCCGCGTCCGGATCACTGCCGCGGAGGCTCTTGATGAAGGCGGAGATCACATCGAAATGGTAATCCCCTTCCTTGTCGTACAGCACCACCTTCTTCTGGATGCTTTCCTCCGCCGCTTCCTTGCTGATGGTGATCACCGAACCGATGGGTGGGGGAAACGGCTCGACGGAGGTTTCCACGGCCAGCTGCAGGGCGTTGAGGAGCGAGCGGGCGTCCCCGTTGGCCACCTCGACGAGGTGTTCCAGGGCTCCTGGCTCAAACCGCACATCCCACGACCCATATCCCCGTTCCTTGTCGGAAAGCGCCTGACGGGCGATGTCCATCAGGTTTGCGTCCGTCAGGGGTTTCAACTGGAATATCCTGCTGCGGCTGACCAAGGCTGCGTTGACTTCGAAGAACGGGTTTTCCGTCGTCGCGCCGATGAAGATCACCGTACCGTTCTCCACCCAGGGGAGCAGTGCGTCCTGCTGGCTCTTGTTCCAGCGGTGCACCTCATCAACGAACAGGATGGTGCCCTGCCCGAAATGATCTATGCGGTTCTTCGCCTCGGCGATTTCATCCCGCAGTTCCTTCACGCCGGTAAGAACGGCGTTGAGCGTGGAGAAGTGCCGTTTGGTGGTGTTGGCGATGACCCGGGCCAGGGTGGTTTTCCCTGTCCCCGGAGGACCGTAGAAGATTACGCTGGAAAGCTGGTCCGCCTGAATCGCACGCCGAAGAAGTCTTCCCTTGCCGACGATTTCTTCCTGTCCGATGTACTCGTCCAGCGTCCGGGGCCGCATGCGGAACGCAAGCGGCTGGTTTTTCGGATCCGGCTGGTCGAACAGTGTCATTTCCTGGTCTCCTTTTCTTTGGCGAAGAACTCGTACAACGAGCCGCTTCCCACAAGGCGGGGCGTGGTGCGGACATCAATTTCCTGTGTCCGGAGAGAAGCGATGTACCGGTCAAAGAACAGGTCGGTGTACGCTTGGAGCGTTGGTTCGGATACTTCGGGCAACGCTTTTTCCCCGACGTGCTGTTTCCCGGTATCCCAGATGCGATACATGGTGAGGATTCTCCCCAGCATCGCCTGGGCGTCAGCCAGTTCCGTCTCCAAGTGCTTGCTGATCGCTTCCTTCAGGGGTGTGGCGTAGGTGGTGGCAAGCAGTTCCGTCATGCTGTCATCCCTTCGGTCGATCACCGCCTTGGGGTCAGGAATTCCCATTGTCTGGGCGATGCCCTTGACCTCATCCGGCATGGACAACAACGTGGCACGGAACGCGTTCTGGCAGAGCGTGCGATAGGTTCCCAGATAGTGTTGCAGTAGGGGAATCTCCGTCATGGTGAGAAGAGGCTGGGAACTTGAAGTGAGAAAGGTTGCCGTTGTTGTCGTTGCGAACAACGTTACCGGAACCTTGTCGGTTGCTTGGGACAACGCGTTGCGCAGTGCTGTCTGTCGTTGTTCCCGTACCACGTCGGCATCCTCCGTCCGCATGGAGGAACATCCGGAGAGCGCCACGAGGAGAATGAGCAGAAGGGGAAACCGCCGTTTCATGTGGATAATCATACCATCATTCCAATTCACTTGCATAGCGTCGGCGGAACGTGTACCTTCGGTATCATGGATGGGATGGGAAGGTTGCAACGGGAGATCCGCCGCATGTCGTTGCCGACGATGTGGGGGTTCCTCTGCCAGGCGTTGTACGACATGGTGGACATGCTGTTCATCGGGATGATGGACAAGGCGGCGGTTGCGGCGGCGACACTGTTCATCACCGTATTCTGGGTGCTGGACATCCTCAATGAAATTGTAGGGGCCAGCAGTGTGTCGATGATCAGCCAGGCGTGGGGAGCCCATGACAAGGAGCGCACCCGCCTGGTAAGTCAGGAAACGCTGTGGTTCAAAGTGGTGTTGGCCATCATCGGAGCGACGGTGATGATCGCCGTCCTGCCTGCCTACTACCGGTTTTTCTCCGATGACCCCCAGGTGGTCGGCTACGGTCTTTCCTACGGTGTGATCCGTCTGGCGTTCCTGCCGGTATTTTTCTCATCATATACCGTCAATACGATTTTCCGGTGCACCGGAGACGCGAAGACCCCGATGCGCCTTCTGGTCGCCGCCAGCGTGATCAACATCGTGCTGGATCCGCTTCTGATGTTCTCCACCGTTCCAGGCACGACAATCCCTGGTTTGGGGTTGGGGATCGCCGGGGCTGCCTGGGCGACGGTCATATCCATCTCATTCAGTTTTGGTGTCGGTTTCTTCCTGCTGTTCTCCGGCAAGGCGCCGATACGGCTCCGTTTCCGTGAGTTGTTCCGGTTCCATCGGAACATCGATCGTGATTTGTTCCTCATCGGCCTGCCGTCCGGCTTGAACCTGTTGATGCGCAACCTGGCCAACTTCATCGTCATCAAGCTGGTTTCTTCCTATGGGACGGACGCCATCGCCATGCTGGGGGTGGCCACCCGGATGTACCAGTTCGCCGTGGTTCCCAGCAACGGCATCGCCATGGGAAGCGGCATCATTGTCGGGCACGCGTTGGGCGCAGAGGAGATGGAAGACGCACGCAAGACGGTGGCGTTGACCAGTCTGGATTGTACGGCCATCACGCTGGGGTTGGCCGCCTTGATGGGCTTTCTTCCCGGTCCGTTGCTTTCCCTGTTTCTGGGAGGGGCCGCCGCTCCAAGGGAAGGAATCCTGCTGATGCGGGTCTTCGCCCCCTGCCTGCTCTGTCAATCGGTGATGAGCGGATTCACCGCGGCGTTCACCGGAAGCGGCGATACCCGCCCGATCCTCACGTCAGCGTTGGTCAGCCAATGGCTGTTTTTGGTGCCATACGCCATGCTGGTCACCTTGGCGCTCCATTTGGGGATCGGTTGGCTTTGGCTTGCCTATCTGGTCGGAGACGCGACGGACTGCCTGTGGCGGCTGAAGGCCTATCGAACCGGCAGGTGGATGACCC
This DNA window, taken from Sphaerochaeta sp., encodes the following:
- a CDS encoding IS110 family transposase — encoded protein: MKVIGIDVSSRNADYGIAVTGSKSVYKGTFAMDRTGMESLLSDKDAEGSDVLFLMESTGLYHLPLYHFLLNRGKRALIINPVLIRGYKKSLSLRNTKTDRIDAKAIAEYGIDRAASLPEGKNVTDTESQIIARRRAANAEETGKAKTILKQDLAVAFPELLSMDVFTEGMLHFLALFGSPREVLDASDEALENALLIPGKGRKVTLTAKRLRELAGDSVGVSLHGLCVRDSAKRVIECAERDAMLTAALLKVEKDIHPEDIDIVSSMPGIGEVEAAQFMAEVGDIHRFATYQKLIAYMGTDPGVYQSGQSNVRGHISKHGDAVLRKYVFLMAKGSIANNPVFGDYYRKKRSQTVTINGVELKRPYRKAMVDTMNKLVRVLHFMLTNGVMYAPEKKS
- a CDS encoding AAA family ATPase, with product MTLFDQPDPKNQPLAFRMRPRTLDEYIGQEEIVGKGRLLRRAIQADQLSSVIFYGPPGTGKTTLARVIANTTKRHFSTLNAVLTGVKELRDEIAEAKNRIDHFGQGTILFVDEVHRWNKSQQDALLPWVENGTVIFIGATTENPFFEVNAALVSRSRIFQLKPLTDANLMDIARQALSDKERGYGSWDVRFEPGALEHLVEVANGDARSLLNALQLAVETSVEPFPPPIGSVITISKEAAEESIQKKVVLYDKEGDYHFDVISAFIKSLRGSDPDAALYWLAKMVAAGEDPRFIFRRMLISACEDIGLADPNAIVVVEADAAAFDRIGLPEGRFHLTHAALYLATAPKSNSALAFFDALKTVEEENSRTEVPNHLRDPGRDAKGFGHGEGYLYPHAYQDHWVAQQYLPTSLQGKLFYQPGTLGYEAKIHDQVQERREEQIENAAVDAAAGENLTFSPGDKERERWVQRTMGQRGAVLKAVRDMLYAQVTFLRNDRVLVLGGGYGLLLWPAYKETPEGLVVAQVGSVEEKEYLEHSASALDPVSRPMIIQCAPCAVFSHLEPGLRFEKVIGRNILTHLSEDKGILATLTQWMAPKAVMVLAQTIPSGGSRLSDFVTDKALSSSLKEAEQAIYQKGGTSLSDWGVEELQNVVEDAGLYATITVRTFTEQRLVTKANLASWLRGGYQSCASHQAELEQALCGHPLSWKHQVACITASMEQPTPSRKKDAKGTQAWKETEAKTHTTAKESTIIK
- a CDS encoding MATE family efflux transporter, giving the protein MGRLQREIRRMSLPTMWGFLCQALYDMVDMLFIGMMDKAAVAAATLFITVFWVLDILNEIVGASSVSMISQAWGAHDKERTRLVSQETLWFKVVLAIIGATVMIAVLPAYYRFFSDDPQVVGYGLSYGVIRLAFLPVFFSSYTVNTIFRCTGDAKTPMRLLVAASVINIVLDPLLMFSTVPGTTIPGLGLGIAGAAWATVISISFSFGVGFFLLFSGKAPIRLRFRELFRFHRNIDRDLFLIGLPSGLNLLMRNLANFIVIKLVSSYGTDAIAMLGVATRMYQFAVVPSNGIAMGSGIIVGHALGAEEMEDARKTVALTSLDCTAITLGLAALMGFLPGPLLSLFLGGAAAPREGILLMRVFAPCLLCQSVMSGFTAAFTGSGDTRPILTSALVSQWLFLVPYAMLVTLALHLGIGWLWLAYLVGDATDCLWRLKAYRTGRWMTRRVNRSPVRTAS